A section of the Metabacillus endolithicus genome encodes:
- the essB gene encoding type VII secretion protein EssB: MAENELSYIEEKLEATIKKEKNIVTFSFQKEKIKLDSLEEISFLEQIEKQFNKKVTMMDDQVVIDYHLPDSYLGISSFLRLEESDRTVTAYQLVGKIKKHNLLRTHLVVCPDNLVFDQGLTPYFLHYGVMESIPPYEKNHEVLLLETKATVAALLDNHYSFEEYFHYYKTLNLSKLAQSILQATDYDHLLKVIQSHRKNLKEKESTLIRISKRKWKWSRSVFWTVCVCFVPVLIYLIYSLFFLHPRQSNVIEAQEYYLNKRYSQVVTTLESYEIDQLPNVAQFELAISYIVNESLTEEQKDYVENTVTLQSDPLYYKYWIHIGRGEADLALDAARFLEDRDIIIYGLIKYREQIKADEEMENEERQQKISEIEQELDAFMKEIEEENSQQQEADAQPSVETEKNGETSTTINEQTDKAQEKTKESPTEQSNVQNEVTGQEEKTEQKKPESN; the protein is encoded by the coding sequence ATGGCTGAAAACGAGCTTTCTTACATTGAAGAAAAATTAGAAGCAACGATAAAGAAAGAAAAAAATATCGTTACCTTTTCTTTTCAGAAAGAAAAAATAAAACTAGATTCACTAGAGGAGATATCCTTCCTCGAACAGATAGAAAAGCAGTTTAACAAGAAAGTAACCATGATGGATGATCAAGTAGTAATTGATTATCATTTGCCGGATTCTTATTTAGGAATAAGCTCTTTCCTTAGGCTAGAAGAGAGTGATAGAACGGTAACCGCCTATCAGTTAGTAGGTAAAATAAAAAAACATAATTTACTTCGAACACATTTAGTTGTTTGTCCCGATAATTTAGTTTTTGACCAAGGCTTAACACCGTATTTTCTACATTATGGTGTGATGGAAAGCATTCCACCTTATGAAAAAAATCACGAGGTCCTTTTGTTAGAAACCAAGGCAACCGTAGCTGCTTTACTCGATAACCACTATTCCTTTGAGGAATACTTTCACTATTATAAGACATTAAATTTATCAAAACTTGCGCAATCGATTCTTCAAGCAACTGATTATGATCATTTACTAAAAGTCATTCAATCTCATAGGAAGAATTTAAAAGAAAAAGAATCTACCCTGATCCGTATCAGTAAGAGGAAATGGAAGTGGAGTCGATCTGTATTTTGGACTGTTTGTGTATGTTTTGTTCCAGTTCTTATTTATTTGATTTATTCTTTATTTTTTCTCCATCCTAGACAGTCCAATGTAATTGAAGCTCAGGAGTATTATTTAAATAAACGTTATAGTCAAGTGGTGACCACATTAGAGTCTTATGAAATTGACCAGTTGCCTAATGTTGCACAGTTTGAACTAGCGATATCATACATTGTGAATGAATCATTAACGGAAGAACAAAAAGATTATGTAGAAAATACCGTAACACTGCAATCAGATCCACTTTATTACAAGTATTGGATTCATATAGGCAGAGGAGAGGCTGACCTGGCGTTAGATGCAGCTAGGTTTCTAGAAGATCGCGATATTATCATTTACGGTTTAATAAAATATCGAGAACAAATAAAGGCAGACGAAGAAATGGAAAATGAAGAGCGACAACAGAAAATCTCAGAAATAGAACAAGAATTAGATGCTTTTATGAAAGAGATTGAAGAAGAGAATAGTCAACAACAAGAAGCTGATGCTCAACCTAGTGTTGAGACAGAAAAAAATGGTGAAACATCGACTACAATTAATGAACAAACGGATAAAGCTCAAGAAAAGACGAAAGAATCACCAACAGAACAGAGCAATGTCCAAAACGAGGTAACAGGGCAAGAGGAGAAAACAGAGCAGAAGAAACCCGAGTCCAACTAA
- a CDS encoding EsaB/YukD family protein: MYIEVTVDLCNYIDDKLEIRLSDYHTVKKLVDIAWKQKQLDRNIREGTWVRVVNKNNIIPGHQRLVDVGIMTGDRIEVL; this comes from the coding sequence GTGTACATAGAGGTTACTGTAGATTTATGCAATTATATCGATGATAAGTTAGAAATACGTTTATCGGATTACCATACAGTTAAAAAACTAGTTGATATTGCTTGGAAACAAAAGCAATTAGATAGAAATATACGTGAAGGAACATGGGTACGAGTTGTGAACAAAAATAACATCATTCCAGGTCATCAACGATTGGTAGATGTTGGGATCATGACAGGAGATAGGATTGAAGTTTTATAG
- a CDS encoding WXG100 family type VII secretion target translates to MSGTIRVTPEELEQVADLYGKEGVEVHEQIVRLDKMIERLEGIWEGESSKAFQDQYIMLRPSFQDMEELLESINRQLKSTAGAIRDADADIASQIRR, encoded by the coding sequence ATGTCAGGTACAATTCGCGTTACACCAGAAGAGCTGGAACAAGTCGCAGATCTCTATGGAAAAGAAGGAGTAGAGGTACATGAACAAATTGTTCGTCTTGACAAAATGATTGAGAGATTAGAAGGAATTTGGGAAGGGGAATCCTCCAAAGCATTCCAAGATCAATACATTATGTTACGTCCATCATTTCAAGATATGGAAGAATTATTAGAGAGTATTAATCGTCAACTCAAAAGCACTGCTGGAGCAATTCGCGATGCAGATGCAGATATTGCTAGTCAAATCCGTAGATAA
- a CDS encoding M20 family metallopeptidase has protein sequence MESFIYQQEKEMLTFIEKLVNIDSGSHDKDGVDQVGHILEENYLSLGFHVKVITQENYGNHLVIQHKEAINPNIVILAHMDTVFPKGTALERPFNIEGNRAYGPGVIDMKSSQAAVLYAIKALLNEGHEGYKKIKIILNSDEEIGSPTSRSLIESEAKGMRYALVMEPARKDGSLVTARRGKGNYTLIVEGKAAHSGIEPEKGRSAIEELAHKIIQLYELSDHENGISVNVGLIEGGSSANTISDHAEAQIDVRMKEMEQVEIIEERLEEICSTTEVSGTKIVLEGEMNRPPMEKNKKTRALLRIIQDVGDEIGIEIEDTATGGGSDASFTSSLGVATIDGLGPVGGNAHSDKEYLEIPSLVERTLLLATIIKRLSQDK, from the coding sequence ATGGAATCATTTATATATCAGCAAGAAAAAGAGATGCTGACTTTTATTGAAAAATTAGTAAACATAGATAGCGGCTCACATGACAAAGATGGTGTCGACCAAGTTGGTCACATTTTAGAGGAGAACTACTTGTCACTAGGTTTTCATGTTAAGGTTATTACACAAGAAAATTACGGAAATCATTTAGTTATTCAGCATAAAGAAGCAATTAATCCTAACATCGTTATTTTAGCTCATATGGATACTGTTTTCCCCAAAGGAACTGCACTAGAAAGACCTTTTAATATTGAAGGCAATCGAGCATACGGACCAGGTGTTATTGATATGAAATCTAGTCAAGCGGCAGTTTTATATGCTATAAAAGCATTACTAAACGAAGGACATGAAGGCTATAAAAAGATTAAAATTATCCTTAATAGCGATGAAGAAATTGGTTCACCAACATCACGGTCTCTCATTGAAAGTGAAGCAAAAGGTATGAGATATGCCCTCGTCATGGAACCGGCACGTAAGGATGGTTCATTGGTAACAGCGCGCAGAGGAAAAGGCAATTACACACTCATTGTTGAAGGAAAAGCGGCACATTCGGGAATTGAGCCGGAAAAAGGTCGAAGTGCAATTGAGGAGCTAGCACACAAAATTATTCAGCTGTATGAACTTTCAGATCATGAAAACGGCATTAGTGTTAATGTAGGATTAATTGAAGGTGGCTCAAGTGCTAACACAATTTCTGATCATGCCGAAGCACAAATTGATGTTCGAATGAAAGAAATGGAACAGGTTGAAATCATTGAAGAACGACTCGAAGAAATTTGTTCAACTACTGAAGTATCTGGAACAAAAATAGTTCTTGAAGGTGAAATGAATCGACCACCTATGGAGAAAAATAAAAAAACAAGAGCGTTGCTTCGAATCATTCAAGATGTTGGAGATGAAATCGGAATCGAAATAGAAGATACAGCAACAGGCGGTGGCTCTGACGCATCCTTTACCTCCTCACTTGGGGTAGCAACGATAGACGGATTAGGCCCTGTTGGTGGAAATGCTCATAGTGATAAAGAATATTTGGAAATACCGAGCTTAGTAGAAAGAACACTTCTTTTGGCAACCATTATTAAGAGACTTTCTCAAGATAAATAA
- a CDS encoding AEC family transporter: MGSFNLQFLYCIIIIALGYLLKRGGIIKEKDGEGLSRIIFNITLPTLIIVTFHDIKIETSLFLLILMGFLYGIFIGFIALFLFRKKQRNIKGMLGMMVPGFNIGLFAYPLVEVIFGKEGLTYFGMFDVGNAFIVFGLSYLIGSFYSKEDVKLDPKTVVIKLSKSIPLMTYIIVVIVNLIELRIPSTILNVAEIISAANMPLSLLLLGIYLNFTFDKSYIKLMVQFLGVRYGIGLVIGISCFFLLPFDDMFKYTLLMGFLLPTSVSVLPYSVEFEYDQKFVGTLSNITIILSFVILWVLANLLISP; the protein is encoded by the coding sequence TTGGGTAGTTTTAATTTGCAGTTTTTGTATTGCATCATCATTATTGCATTAGGTTATCTTTTAAAAAGAGGGGGGATCATCAAGGAAAAAGACGGTGAGGGATTATCAAGAATTATTTTTAATATCACTCTACCAACTTTAATCATCGTGACCTTTCATGATATTAAAATAGAAACATCGTTGTTTTTACTTATCTTAATGGGCTTTCTATACGGAATCTTCATCGGTTTTATTGCCCTTTTTTTATTTAGGAAAAAACAAAGAAACATAAAGGGTATGCTTGGGATGATGGTACCAGGCTTTAATATTGGTCTTTTTGCTTATCCATTAGTTGAAGTTATTTTTGGGAAAGAAGGACTTACCTATTTTGGGATGTTTGATGTTGGAAATGCATTTATTGTTTTTGGCTTAAGCTATTTAATTGGGAGTTTTTATTCAAAAGAAGATGTGAAGCTGGATCCCAAAACAGTGGTGATTAAGTTATCAAAATCGATCCCTCTTATGACTTATATTATCGTAGTGATTGTTAATTTAATTGAGTTACGAATTCCTTCAACCATATTAAATGTTGCTGAAATTATCTCTGCAGCAAATATGCCATTATCTTTATTATTGCTAGGAATCTATCTAAATTTTACATTTGATAAAAGCTATATAAAACTAATGGTGCAATTTCTAGGGGTAAGGTATGGGATTGGTTTAGTAATAGGAATTTCTTGTTTTTTTCTGCTCCCATTTGACGACATGTTTAAATACACGTTATTAATGGGCTTCTTGTTACCAACATCTGTTTCAGTGTTACCTTATTCTGTCGAATTTGAGTATGATCAAAAATTTGTCGGTACTTTATCTAATATAACGATCATTTTGAGCTTTGTTATACTATGGGTTTTAGCAAATCTTCTCATATCACCCTAA
- a CDS encoding pyrimidine/purine nucleoside phosphorylase, translating into MTKFENITIEKKANVYFEGKVTSRTILFEDGTKKTLGVMQPGEYEFSTSFKEEMDITAGHLEYKLQGEDWKTIDGQGVFYVPANETFQVKANSVVDYCCSYIGE; encoded by the coding sequence ATGACAAAATTTGAAAACATTACGATAGAAAAGAAGGCAAATGTTTATTTTGAGGGTAAGGTGACAAGTCGTACCATCTTATTTGAAGACGGAACGAAAAAAACTCTTGGTGTCATGCAGCCTGGTGAGTATGAATTTTCTACTAGCTTCAAAGAAGAGATGGATATCACAGCAGGTCATTTAGAGTATAAATTACAAGGTGAAGATTGGAAAACAATTGACGGTCAAGGTGTTTTTTATGTACCGGCAAATGAAACATTTCAAGTAAAAGCAAACTCTGTTGTAGATTATTGTTGTTCATACATAGGTGAATAA
- a CDS encoding class I SAM-dependent methyltransferase, with amino-acid sequence MRSQTREDNDYGYTHELNTTTLTPSYRIDLRNPTNEHKDQFFNANVVSDWSQLSWKEIGKPYEVKTVAKSKKEWEKEHGDMSVKTSWEFFNRSFHDWFVKDVPEEIAKSKKEMKEHLAKFKLKEVKQALGETARLSLWNYAHRIEDGIWDPRGKRALFEGLDLQKPRILFLGAAEGYEAMQLHAMYPGGEVVMVDYDEFCKTDRFGHFPETYPFLGKKTASGQPKIWYKDEMNISYVVDDIRNLHFGKEFDVVLSVGLLEHFPDDYKGQVMEWHRKFLKPGGYVIMTTPRFQVKSRLFYTIMADVMNHTYRELMDIRQMGLYVYKGGFDIKRHGYIKVHNGIVAQPR; translated from the coding sequence GTGAGGAGTCAAACAAGAGAGGATAATGATTATGGATACACCCATGAATTAAACACAACAACATTAACGCCCAGTTATCGAATTGATTTGCGTAATCCCACTAATGAGCATAAAGATCAATTTTTTAATGCAAATGTCGTGTCAGACTGGTCTCAACTTTCTTGGAAGGAAATAGGAAAGCCTTATGAAGTAAAGACGGTTGCGAAATCAAAAAAGGAATGGGAAAAAGAACACGGAGATATGAGTGTAAAAACCTCCTGGGAGTTTTTTAATCGTTCTTTTCATGATTGGTTTGTAAAGGATGTTCCTGAAGAAATAGCTAAATCTAAGAAGGAAATGAAAGAACACCTAGCAAAGTTTAAACTGAAAGAAGTAAAGCAAGCACTTGGAGAAACAGCAAGATTATCTCTTTGGAATTATGCTCATCGAATTGAAGACGGGATTTGGGACCCACGTGGTAAACGTGCTTTATTTGAAGGACTCGATCTTCAAAAGCCACGAATTTTATTCCTTGGAGCAGCAGAGGGCTATGAAGCAATGCAATTGCATGCAATGTATCCAGGTGGAGAGGTTGTGATGGTCGATTACGATGAATTCTGCAAAACAGATCGATTTGGTCATTTCCCAGAAACTTATCCATTTTTAGGAAAGAAAACAGCATCTGGTCAGCCTAAGATTTGGTACAAAGATGAAATGAATATCTCTTATGTTGTTGACGATATACGGAATTTGCACTTTGGTAAAGAATTTGATGTAGTTCTGAGTGTTGGGCTTTTAGAGCATTTTCCTGATGATTACAAGGGTCAGGTAATGGAATGGCATCGAAAATTTCTTAAACCTGGGGGATATGTCATTATGACAACTCCTCGTTTCCAGGTAAAGTCACGATTGTTTTATACGATCATGGCAGATGTGATGAATCATACTTATAGGGAACTGATGGACATCAGGCAAATGGGGCTATATGTATACAAAGGTGGATTTGATATCAAGAGACATGGATATATTAAGGTTCACAATGGTATTGTCGCTCAACCAAGGTAA
- a CDS encoding branched-chain amino acid aminotransferase — protein sequence MLKNQIQQLDKEMPLYLVEKEYMKENNIPFEENGSNEKIENRFLGAYIERSNKETDELIATESDSFLSESIAYFKKHKAEFLYVESKWFNIIAIDAVSIEVDDVFGTYEAMFGLKLKKNQEKTIKSILDRELLDGEKKYNLMFNQQDGLWDLNITLDVVKGFEETMTVGEVIGSLYQFIFHLLVEVEKSS from the coding sequence TTGTTAAAGAATCAGATTCAGCAGTTAGATAAAGAGATGCCATTATATCTAGTAGAAAAAGAGTATATGAAAGAAAATAATATTCCTTTTGAAGAAAATGGTAGTAATGAGAAAATAGAAAATAGGTTTTTAGGTGCTTATATTGAGCGGAGTAATAAAGAAACAGATGAATTGATTGCAACAGAATCAGATTCCTTCCTATCTGAATCTATAGCATATTTCAAAAAACATAAAGCAGAATTTCTATATGTTGAATCAAAATGGTTTAACATCATAGCTATTGATGCAGTTTCAATAGAGGTCGATGATGTTTTTGGAACATATGAGGCTATGTTTGGGTTAAAGCTCAAAAAGAATCAAGAAAAAACAATTAAGTCCATCCTAGATCGTGAGTTACTAGATGGAGAAAAGAAATATAACTTAATGTTTAATCAACAAGACGGATTATGGGATTTGAATATTACTCTTGATGTAGTAAAGGGTTTTGAAGAAACGATGACTGTTGGTGAAGTAATTGGATCTCTGTATCAATTTATTTTTCATTTGCTAGTAGAAGTTGAAAAGTCGTCATAA
- a CDS encoding exodeoxyribonuclease III: protein MKLVSWNVNGIRACVKKGFLDYFKEVNADIFCIQETKMQEGQLSLELEGYHQYWNFAERKGYSGTAIFTKQKPMSVSYGIGDMNEEPEGRIITLEFEHYFLITMYTPNSKRDLARLDERLQWEEEIRAYITTLEKNKPVILCGDLNVAHQEIDLKNPKSNKGNSGFTDEEREKMSLLLNEGFVDSFRYLYPERKDVYSWWSYMSKVRERNIGWRIDYFIVSKTLTNRLIDSQIHCDILGSDHCPVLIEMDL, encoded by the coding sequence ATGAAATTAGTATCATGGAATGTAAACGGAATAAGAGCATGTGTGAAAAAGGGATTTTTAGACTATTTTAAAGAAGTTAACGCAGATATATTTTGTATTCAGGAAACAAAAATGCAAGAAGGACAGCTTTCTTTAGAGCTTGAGGGATATCACCAATACTGGAACTTCGCAGAAAGAAAAGGATATTCAGGTACTGCCATCTTTACTAAACAAAAGCCAATGTCTGTTTCTTACGGTATTGGTGATATGAACGAAGAACCAGAAGGTCGAATCATAACGTTAGAATTTGAACATTACTTTCTCATTACAATGTACACACCTAATTCAAAAAGAGATTTAGCAAGGCTTGATGAGAGACTTCAATGGGAAGAAGAAATTCGTGCATATATCACAACCTTGGAGAAAAACAAGCCTGTTATTTTATGTGGAGATTTAAACGTAGCACACCAGGAAATAGATTTAAAAAATCCAAAATCAAATAAAGGTAATTCAGGCTTTACAGATGAAGAACGTGAAAAAATGTCTTTATTACTGAATGAAGGATTTGTTGATAGTTTCCGTTACTTGTACCCGGAACGAAAAGATGTTTATTCTTGGTGGTCTTATATGAGTAAGGTACGTGAACGAAATATTGGTTGGCGTATTGATTACTTTATTGTGTCAAAAACATTAACAAATCGTTTAATAGATTCTCAAATCCATTGTGATATTTTGGGTAGTGACCACTGTCCGGTTCTTATTGAAATGGATTTATAA
- a CDS encoding cysteine dioxygenase, with translation MDYKDRIHEILGNLENTSSDALKLAMEELAIQPEELEPILKTEDDKPYYRKLLFKNERVELLVMNWSQIECAPHDHGSSFGWIQVINGTAKNTVYKVDGTKLPIELFTEFQENGKMFFAPEKGVHKMSVLNKSKLVTLHLYSPPITGMKVYDLNKCAACIVSDDCGAWWPEEQRQKVKEIQLEKN, from the coding sequence ATGGATTATAAAGACCGAATTCATGAGATTCTTGGGAATTTAGAAAATACATCTAGTGATGCTTTAAAACTGGCGATGGAAGAACTTGCTATTCAGCCTGAAGAATTAGAGCCTATATTAAAGACAGAAGATGATAAACCATACTACCGAAAGTTGCTTTTTAAGAACGAAAGAGTTGAATTGTTAGTGATGAACTGGTCTCAAATTGAATGTGCGCCACACGATCATGGCAGCTCCTTTGGATGGATTCAAGTGATAAATGGAACGGCAAAAAATACGGTATATAAAGTAGATGGAACGAAATTGCCTATAGAACTCTTTACTGAATTTCAGGAAAATGGAAAAATGTTTTTTGCCCCCGAAAAGGGTGTGCATAAAATGTCTGTTTTAAATAAGTCGAAGTTGGTTACTCTTCATTTATATTCACCACCAATTACTGGAATGAAGGTGTATGATTTAAATAAATGTGCAGCATGTATTGTATCTGACGATTGTGGAGCATGGTGGCCTGAGGAGCAAAGACAAAAAGTGAAAGAAATTCAATTGGAGAAAAATTAG
- a CDS encoding DMT family transporter: MLSSNHKLAASLYATMSITFWGVSFVSTKAVLDKLDPFTLLVIRFGIGALFLLCLLLLLKEKLKINPAYIPHLIVLGILGVFIHQVIQASALLTIDASSAGWMISLSPIFTVILSMIFLNEKMTVLKAIGMILALFGVLMITTGGSEKTFEPALNIGYLLMLLSTLNWAVYSVLLKKLNIPLSPLVITFYMSLLGFVLTIPFLIRNKGWEAVSHLQAGEWAHLLFLGVFVSGVAYWYWAKALHVLEASQVSVFLYLEPVATLIAAVLLLNEKIILISVVGGIIIIIGVIFVNGQFERLYGFFISRKYK, translated from the coding sequence ATGTTGTCATCAAACCATAAATTAGCCGCTTCACTATATGCCACAATGTCCATCACATTTTGGGGAGTATCTTTCGTTTCGACAAAAGCGGTATTAGACAAGCTAGATCCTTTTACATTACTTGTTATTCGTTTTGGAATTGGTGCGCTCTTTCTTCTCTGTCTTTTACTTTTATTAAAGGAAAAACTTAAAATTAATCCTGCATATATCCCACATTTAATTGTTTTAGGTATATTAGGTGTTTTTATTCATCAGGTTATCCAAGCTAGTGCATTGCTAACAATCGATGCATCTTCAGCAGGTTGGATGATATCTTTATCACCGATTTTCACAGTAATCTTGTCGATGATTTTTTTAAATGAAAAAATGACGGTATTAAAAGCTATTGGAATGATACTAGCTCTTTTTGGTGTGTTAATGATCACAACTGGTGGTAGTGAAAAAACGTTTGAACCAGCGTTAAACATAGGTTACTTACTAATGTTGCTAAGCACACTTAACTGGGCAGTCTATTCCGTTTTATTAAAAAAATTAAACATCCCGTTGTCACCGCTAGTTATTACATTTTATATGAGCTTACTAGGATTTGTTTTAACAATTCCTTTTTTGATTCGTAATAAAGGGTGGGAGGCCGTATCTCATTTACAGGCTGGAGAGTGGGCTCATTTACTTTTTTTAGGTGTATTTGTATCAGGAGTTGCTTATTGGTACTGGGCAAAAGCATTACATGTTCTAGAAGCATCACAGGTATCTGTTTTTCTATATTTAGAACCAGTTGCAACATTAATCGCAGCTGTTCTTTTACTAAACGAAAAAATTATTCTCATAAGTGTAGTAGGTGGAATCATAATTATAATAGGAGTGATTTTTGTTAACGGTCAATTTGAAAGGTTGTATGGTTTCTTTATTTCAAGAAAGTACAAATAG
- a CDS encoding MBL fold metallo-hydrolase: MQQIGPIQIIEGPHKSKVPYSRSLYIEGSHEKVLIDTGADPHSLQQLNKQSGVDLVINTHYHPDHTCHNYLFPKAEKWINKIEYQMSLTVEGIAKANGVYQEWGSAGVKEWAENIPQTWIQSLSEINGYYEYEKEYRLGGVNVIFLHTPGHTKGFTCPYFPDFGVVFTGDYDMTTFGPWYNGTDGNIDEFISSAQRLLSLDANTFITGHQKGTFQKDEFHEAMKKYLSIIDQRDNVIEKYVQQGLDFEELTSIGIFYPKNTLEHSILNTWERSGIRKHLHRLGYKVENGAIKHLVYSNKK; the protein is encoded by the coding sequence GTGCAACAAATTGGTCCGATTCAAATTATCGAAGGTCCACATAAAAGTAAAGTTCCTTATTCCAGAAGTCTGTATATTGAAGGTTCACATGAAAAGGTGTTAATTGATACAGGTGCTGATCCACACTCGCTCCAACAATTAAACAAACAATCCGGCGTTGACTTAGTTATTAATACACACTACCATCCCGATCATACTTGTCATAATTACTTATTTCCAAAAGCAGAAAAGTGGATAAATAAAATTGAATACCAGATGTCATTAACAGTTGAAGGAATTGCAAAAGCAAATGGAGTTTATCAAGAATGGGGTTCTGCAGGCGTAAAGGAATGGGCAGAGAACATTCCGCAAACATGGATTCAAAGTCTTTCTGAAATTAACGGGTATTACGAATACGAGAAAGAATATCGTCTTGGAGGCGTTAACGTTATTTTTTTGCATACACCAGGTCATACAAAAGGCTTTACTTGTCCTTATTTTCCTGACTTTGGTGTTGTTTTTACAGGAGATTATGATATGACAACGTTTGGACCATGGTATAACGGTACAGATGGTAACATTGATGAGTTTATTTCTTCAGCCCAACGCCTTCTCTCCTTAGACGCTAACACGTTTATTACAGGTCATCAAAAAGGAACATTTCAGAAAGACGAATTTCACGAAGCAATGAAAAAATACCTTTCCATCATCGACCAACGTGATAACGTGATTGAAAAATATGTACAACAAGGTTTAGATTTTGAAGAATTAACAAGTATCGGTATATTTTATCCTAAAAACACTTTAGAGCATTCTATCCTTAATACGTGGGAACGAAGTGGAATAAGAAAACATCTTCACCGTTTAGGCTATAAGGTTGAGAATGGAGCGATCAAACATTTGGTCTATTCTAATAAAAAATGA
- a CDS encoding DUF1292 domain-containing protein, which produces MDKVEVGEIFTITDENDQDNEVEVLAAITLEGTDYVAVGFVDDIQEESEEDIDIFFLKIDDEGDLSPIESDDEFEKVSAVFEDMMDEDE; this is translated from the coding sequence ATGGATAAAGTAGAAGTAGGAGAAATTTTTACAATTACGGACGAAAATGATCAGGATAATGAAGTTGAGGTTCTTGCGGCCATTACTTTAGAAGGAACTGATTATGTAGCAGTAGGATTTGTTGATGATATTCAAGAGGAATCTGAAGAAGATATTGATATTTTCTTTTTAAAGATTGATGATGAAGGAGATTTGTCTCCGATTGAAAGTGATGATGAATTTGAAAAAGTGTCAGCTGTTTTTGAGGATATGATGGACGAAGATGAATAA
- a CDS encoding SIMPL domain-containing protein has translation MSYFSYPPFYRSTPPSQLSTPQHRTVTVEGRGKVTAVPDQAIITIGFVTENEDVNKAQAQNAKITTQGLAALKEINIQQEDIQTVSYTIQPIYEFTEGSSILKGYKVQHTFEITVKNLNQVGKVFEAVVAAGANIAENIEFVVSNKDLYYQQALQLAIKNATEKASSIGQQLGVSMNTVPIKVTENSTAISPRDYTLSLSAEATLQAAPPIQRSKLEIEAIVTVVFPY, from the coding sequence ATGTCCTATTTTTCTTATCCACCTTTCTACCGTTCAACACCCCCTTCACAATTAAGCACACCTCAACATAGAACAGTTACCGTAGAAGGTAGAGGAAAAGTCACCGCTGTACCCGATCAAGCAATTATTACGATAGGATTTGTTACTGAAAATGAGGATGTTAATAAGGCACAAGCGCAAAATGCGAAAATAACAACTCAGGGTTTAGCGGCTCTGAAAGAAATAAATATCCAACAAGAAGATATTCAAACAGTTTCCTATACCATTCAGCCTATTTACGAATTCACTGAAGGATCTTCTATCTTAAAGGGATATAAAGTACAACATACTTTTGAAATAACAGTTAAAAATTTAAATCAAGTCGGTAAAGTGTTCGAAGCGGTTGTAGCAGCAGGGGCAAATATCGCAGAGAATATCGAGTTTGTTGTTTCAAATAAAGATTTATACTACCAGCAAGCTTTACAACTTGCTATCAAAAATGCAACTGAAAAAGCATCCAGCATTGGTCAACAGCTGGGTGTTAGCATGAATACCGTTCCGATCAAGGTTACAGAGAATTCTACAGCCATTTCACCAAGGGACTATACACTTTCTTTATCTGCTGAAGCTACTTTACAAGCAGCACCTCCTATACAAAGAAGTAAGCTTGAAATTGAGGCAATCGTAACAGTCGTTTTTCCATATTAA